Proteins from a genomic interval of Clostridium scatologenes:
- the acsC gene encoding acetyl-CoA decarbonylase/synthase complex subunit gamma: MALKGLDIFKLTPKKNCKDCGFPTCLAFSMKVAAGAVEIGKCPHMSSEALEKLSEATAPLMKTVTIGKGDTEYKLGGETVMFRHEKTLVNRNRFAVLLSDSMDDAEVDAKIAHMKEVDYVRIGEDMKVEFAALKYAGNKDKYIGLINKVKASGLKVAYALICEDASVAKEALDLVKDENPLVYGANKDNYAAFVELVKADNLALGVKAESLEALYGLVEEIHKLGYKNLVLDPGSASIKEAFENTVQIRRINIQDQDRVFGYPSILFVDELSKGDKFMEVALSTLFTMKYGSLIVLSDMDYVRALPLYGVRQNIFTDPQKPMRVEPGIYGFNGADENSPVICTVDFALTYFIVTGEVERSKMPVWMLIPDAGGYSVLTSWAAGKFTSSVIAEFVKESGIENKTKCRKLILPGKVAVLKGDLEEKLPGWDVTVGTTEAMFIPKFLKELNIK; encoded by the coding sequence ATGGCTTTAAAAGGATTAGATATATTTAAATTAACACCAAAAAAGAATTGTAAAGATTGCGGCTTTCCAACTTGTTTGGCATTTTCAATGAAGGTTGCAGCAGGAGCTGTAGAAATAGGAAAATGTCCACATATGAGTTCTGAAGCTTTAGAAAAATTATCAGAAGCTACAGCACCATTGATGAAAACTGTAACAATAGGTAAAGGTGATACTGAATATAAATTAGGCGGAGAAACTGTTATGTTCCGTCATGAAAAAACATTGGTAAATAGAAATAGATTTGCAGTTTTATTGAGTGATTCTATGGATGATGCTGAAGTAGATGCTAAGATTGCACATATGAAAGAAGTTGACTATGTAAGAATTGGCGAAGATATGAAAGTTGAATTTGCAGCATTGAAATATGCTGGAAATAAAGATAAATATATTGGTCTAATTAATAAAGTAAAAGCAAGTGGATTAAAGGTAGCTTATGCATTAATTTGTGAAGATGCAAGTGTTGCTAAAGAAGCTTTAGATTTAGTTAAAGATGAAAATCCATTAGTATATGGTGCTAATAAAGACAATTATGCTGCTTTTGTTGAATTAGTGAAAGCAGACAACTTAGCATTAGGAGTAAAAGCTGAAAGCTTAGAAGCATTATATGGTTTAGTTGAAGAAATACACAAATTAGGATATAAGAATTTAGTTCTTGATCCAGGTTCGGCTTCAATAAAAGAAGCTTTTGAAAATACAGTTCAAATAAGAAGAATAAATATTCAAGATCAAGACAGAGTATTTGGATATCCTTCAATACTATTTGTAGATGAACTTTCAAAAGGGGATAAGTTCATGGAAGTAGCATTATCTACATTATTTACAATGAAATACGGTTCATTAATAGTTTTAAGTGATATGGATTATGTTAGGGCATTACCTCTATATGGAGTAAGACAGAACATATTTACAGATCCTCAAAAACCAATGAGAGTTGAACCAGGTATATATGGATTCAATGGTGCAGATGAAAATTCACCAGTAATATGTACTGTTGACTTTGCATTAACTTACTTTATAGTAACTGGAGAAGTTGAAAGATCTAAGATGCCAGTTTGGATGTTAATTCCAGATGCAGGCGGATACTCAGTTCTTACTTCTTGGGCTGCTGGCAAGTTTACTTCAAGTGTTATTGCAGAATTTGTAAAAGAATCAGGAATAGAAAACAAAACTAAGTGTAGAAAGCTTATACTTCCAGGAAAAGTTGCTGTATTAAAAGGCGATTTGGAAGAGAAATTACCAGGTTGGGATGTTACTGTTGGAACAACAGAAGCTATGTTTATTCCTAAATTCTTAAAAGAGTTAAATATCAAATAA
- the acsE gene encoding carbon monoxide dehydrogenase/acetyl-CoA synthase methytransferase subunit: MDKFIVIGERIHCISPAIRKAIEERNPEQILKRAKEQLDAGAHYLDFNIGPAEKDGEEIMKWGVQLLQKEFDNVPLALDTTNKKAIEAGLKVYNREKGKPIVNSADAGGRIENIDLAAEYEAMCIALCAKEGITKDNDERMAYCTEMLERGMGLGMEPTDLLFDPLFLVIKGMQDKQKEVLEAVRLISEMGLRTCCGLSNVSNGAPKNIRPIMDTTFAAMAIQCGLTSAIMNPCDLRLMETIKTCDVINGAVLYADSYLEL; this comes from the coding sequence ATGGATAAATTTATTGTTATTGGCGAAAGAATACACTGCATATCTCCAGCTATCAGAAAAGCTATAGAAGAAAGAAACCCAGAGCAAATTTTAAAAAGAGCAAAAGAACAATTAGACGCAGGTGCTCATTATTTGGATTTCAACATAGGACCAGCTGAAAAAGATGGAGAAGAAATAATGAAATGGGGAGTTCAATTACTTCAAAAAGAATTTGACAATGTTCCCCTTGCGTTGGATACAACAAATAAGAAAGCAATAGAAGCTGGACTTAAAGTTTATAATAGAGAAAAAGGAAAGCCAATTGTAAATTCAGCTGATGCTGGTGGCAGAATTGAAAATATAGATTTAGCTGCAGAATATGAAGCTATGTGTATTGCATTATGTGCAAAAGAAGGTATAACTAAGGACAATGATGAGAGAATGGCTTACTGTACAGAAATGCTTGAAAGAGGAATGGGTCTTGGAATGGAACCAACAGATTTATTATTTGATCCATTGTTCCTAGTAATAAAAGGAATGCAAGATAAGCAAAAAGAAGTTCTAGAAGCTGTTAGACTTATAAGTGAAATGGGACTTAGAACTTGTTGTGGATTAAGTAATGTTTCTAATGGTGCACCAAAGAATATAAGACCGATAATGGATACTACTTTTGCAGCAATGGCTATACAATGTGGATTAACTTCAGCAATAATGAATCCATGTGATTTAAGATTAATGGAAACAATTAAAACATGCGATGTTATAAATGGAGCTGTTTTATATGCTGATTCTTATTTAGAACTATAA
- the acsB gene encoding acetyl-CoA decarbonylase/synthase complex subunit alpha/beta, translating into MNLYQTVFTGSKQALKAAEDLVKEVVEKKGKDCKVAFPDTAYSLPVIYAATGKKITNVGELEAALDVVRSLIVEEEMLDKLLNSGLATAVAAEIIEACKYVLSDAPYSEPCSGFISDPIIRSFGVPLVTGDVPGVAVVLGEFPDAETAAKVIKDYQSKGLLTCLVGKVIDQAIEGKVKMGLDLRVVPLGYDVTSVIHIVSFAIRAALIFGAVKPGDLGAVLQYCSDRVPAFVNAFGPLSELVVSAGAGAIALGFPVITDQVVPEVPTLLLTQKDYDKVVKTSLEARKIKIKITEIPIPVSFAAAFEGERIRKGDMHIEFGAGKTEAWELVMSGDSSEVEDHKIEIIGADIDSLTDVPGRLPMGMLVKVSGANMQKDFEPVLERRLHYFLNYIEGVMHVGQRNMTQVRVGKEAFDKGFRLKHFGEVIYAKMLDEFGSVVDKCEVTLITDLDKVRELKDKLAMPRFAERDERLESLIDENVDTFYSCNLCQSFAPAHVCIVTPERLGLCGAVSWLDAKATLELNPTGPCQAVPKEGLVDENAGVWDKVNETVSQISQGAVNNVTLYSILQDPMTSCGCFECITGIMPEANGVVIVNREHGATTPLGMTFGELASMTGGGVQTPGFMGHGRSFIPSKKFMKAEGGIGRIVWMPKELKDFVAEKLNKTAKELYGIDNFADMICDESIAIESDAVLAFLEEKGHPALGMDPIM; encoded by the coding sequence ATGAATTTATATCAAACTGTATTCACTGGCTCAAAGCAAGCATTAAAAGCTGCCGAGGATTTAGTCAAAGAAGTTGTAGAAAAAAAGGGTAAAGATTGTAAGGTAGCATTTCCTGATACAGCATATTCACTACCAGTAATTTATGCTGCTACAGGTAAAAAAATTACAAATGTTGGAGAACTAGAAGCTGCTTTAGATGTAGTTAGAAGTTTAATAGTTGAAGAGGAAATGTTAGATAAATTATTGAATTCTGGTCTTGCTACAGCAGTTGCAGCAGAAATTATTGAAGCTTGTAAGTATGTACTTTCAGATGCACCATATTCTGAACCTTGTTCAGGATTTATATCAGATCCAATAATCAGATCATTTGGAGTACCATTAGTTACTGGTGATGTTCCAGGTGTGGCAGTTGTTCTTGGAGAATTTCCAGATGCTGAAACTGCAGCAAAAGTAATAAAAGATTACCAATCAAAAGGATTGCTTACTTGCTTAGTTGGTAAAGTAATAGATCAAGCTATAGAGGGTAAAGTTAAGATGGGTCTTGATCTAAGAGTTGTACCTCTTGGATATGATGTTACTTCAGTAATTCATATTGTAAGTTTTGCTATAAGAGCAGCTTTAATATTCGGAGCAGTTAAGCCTGGTGATTTAGGTGCAGTTCTTCAGTATTGTTCTGACAGAGTTCCTGCATTTGTAAATGCTTTTGGACCATTAAGTGAACTTGTAGTATCAGCAGGAGCAGGTGCTATAGCATTAGGATTCCCTGTAATAACTGATCAAGTTGTACCAGAAGTTCCTACATTATTATTGACTCAAAAGGATTATGATAAAGTAGTTAAGACTTCTCTTGAAGCAAGAAAAATAAAGATAAAAATTACTGAAATTCCAATCCCAGTTTCATTTGCAGCAGCATTTGAAGGTGAGAGAATAAGAAAAGGTGACATGCATATTGAATTTGGTGCAGGAAAGACTGAAGCTTGGGAATTAGTAATGAGTGGAGATTCAAGTGAAGTTGAAGACCATAAGATAGAAATAATAGGAGCAGATATTGACTCATTAACAGATGTTCCAGGAAGATTACCTATGGGAATGTTAGTTAAAGTATCTGGTGCTAACATGCAAAAAGACTTTGAACCAGTTCTAGAAAGAAGACTTCATTACTTCTTGAACTATATTGAAGGTGTAATGCATGTTGGACAAAGAAACATGACTCAAGTAAGAGTAGGTAAAGAAGCTTTTGATAAAGGATTTAGATTAAAACATTTTGGTGAAGTAATATATGCTAAAATGTTAGATGAATTTGGTTCAGTTGTTGATAAGTGTGAAGTTACATTAATTACAGATCTAGACAAAGTTCGTGAGTTAAAAGATAAGCTTGCTATGCCAAGATTTGCAGAGAGAGATGAAAGACTTGAATCATTAATAGATGAAAATGTTGATACTTTCTATTCATGTAATCTTTGTCAGTCTTTTGCTCCAGCACATGTATGTATAGTAACTCCAGAGAGATTAGGACTTTGTGGTGCGGTTTCATGGCTTGATGCGAAAGCAACACTTGAATTAAATCCAACAGGACCATGTCAAGCAGTACCAAAAGAAGGTTTAGTAGATGAAAATGCAGGTGTTTGGGATAAGGTAAATGAAACTGTTTCACAAATATCACAAGGTGCTGTAAATAATGTTACATTATATAGTATATTACAAGATCCTATGACATCCTGTGGATGTTTTGAGTGTATAACAGGTATAATGCCAGAAGCCAATGGTGTTGTAATAGTAAATAGAGAGCATGGAGCAACAACTCCTCTTGGAATGACATTTGGTGAACTTGCATCAATGACAGGTGGTGGAGTGCAGACACCAGGATTTATGGGACATGGTAGATCATTTATTCCATCAAAGAAATTTATGAAAGCTGAAGGTGGAATAGGCAGAATAGTATGGATGCCAAAAGAATTGAAAGATTTTGTAGCAGAAAAATTGAATAAAACTGCAAAAGAGTTATATGGAATAGATAATTTTGCAGATATGATTTGTGATGAAAGTATAGCTATAGAATCAGATGCAGTATTAGCATTCTTAGAAGAAAAAGGACATCCAGCATTAGGCATGGATCCAATAATGTAG
- the gcvH gene encoding glycine cleavage system protein GcvH yields MDFPENLYYSKEHTWAKVDGDTALIGISDFAQDQLGEILFVEMPEVGDEITQDKAFGVVESSKKASDLIAPLSGEVLEVNEKLDDEPEYVNENAYDAWIAKIKISDKGEIDNLLSASKYEAGLK; encoded by the coding sequence ATGGATTTCCCAGAAAATTTATATTATAGTAAAGAACACACGTGGGCTAAAGTAGATGGAGATACTGCATTGATAGGAATAAGTGATTTTGCACAAGATCAACTTGGTGAAATACTATTTGTTGAAATGCCAGAAGTTGGAGATGAAATAACTCAAGATAAAGCATTTGGAGTAGTTGAATCTTCAAAGAAAGCATCTGATTTAATAGCACCTTTGTCTGGCGAAGTATTAGAAGTGAATGAAAAATTAGATGATGAGCCAGAATATGTAAATGAAAATGCTTATGATGCATGGATAGCAAAAATTAAGATAAGCGATAAAGGCGAAATTGATAATTTATTAAGCGCTTCAAAATACGAGGCAGGCTTAAAATAG
- the acsV gene encoding corrinoid activation/regeneration protein AcsV, with amino-acid sequence MAKIKFVPYNKEIEVQQGENLLEVARKAEIFIDAPCNGNSVCGKCKVKIIEGKVSAEKDRHISDDEWNEGYVLACSSSVIGDITVEIPSNASASMHNMKIEALSGERENKIFEKAKRQILDKGMEFKTYVKKDYVKLDLPTLNDNISDFERIKRHLRNELGYNQVFCRLPMLRKIPPILREANFNITITHIPRGQGKTTIINIEKGDTTNRLYGVALDIGTTSVAACLVDLYGGKLVAKASSGNAQIKYGADVINRIMYSTKKNGLHELNHAVIQETINPILREMCEDSGIDRDEIVSLIVAGNTTMSHLFLGIYPDFLRMEPYIPAFVKPPFIKASELGVEVNPETFVYLAPCVASYVGGDITAGVLSSGMWDVDENVLFIDLGTNGEIVFGNKEFLMTCACSAGPAFEGGEISCGMRAANGAIEKINIDKENYDPEVTVIGNDKPSGICGSGIIDLICEMMLSGIIDRKGKIVKNLNTNRIRFDEHGIGEYILVFKEEYNLEKNITITEVDIDNFIRAKAAIYSGITTLLNNLGMDFSMIDKIYIAGGIGNSLDIGNSVKIGMLPDIESSKIEYVGNSSLMGCYLTLMSEDARHKLEEVSNSMTYVELSVEPGYMDEFVSACFLPHTDIEKFPTVKELLSK; translated from the coding sequence ATGGCAAAAATTAAATTTGTTCCATATAATAAAGAAATAGAAGTACAGCAAGGGGAAAATTTATTAGAAGTAGCTAGAAAAGCAGAAATATTTATAGATGCACCTTGTAATGGAAATAGTGTTTGTGGGAAATGTAAAGTTAAAATAATTGAAGGAAAAGTTAGCGCAGAAAAAGATAGACATATAAGTGATGATGAGTGGAATGAAGGCTATGTTTTAGCGTGTTCTTCAAGTGTTATTGGAGATATTACAGTAGAAATACCATCAAATGCTTCAGCTTCTATGCATAATATGAAAATAGAAGCTCTGTCAGGAGAAAGAGAAAATAAAATATTTGAAAAGGCAAAGAGACAAATTTTAGATAAGGGTATGGAATTTAAAACTTATGTAAAGAAAGATTATGTAAAGTTAGATCTTCCAACGTTAAATGATAATATATCAGATTTTGAGAGAATTAAGAGACATTTGAGGAATGAATTAGGTTATAATCAAGTATTTTGCAGACTTCCTATGCTTAGAAAAATACCTCCTATTTTAAGAGAAGCTAATTTTAATATAACTATAACTCATATACCAAGGGGACAAGGAAAAACTACAATAATAAATATAGAAAAAGGAGACACAACAAATAGACTATATGGTGTGGCTTTAGACATTGGAACTACATCTGTAGCTGCATGTTTAGTAGATTTGTATGGGGGGAAGCTTGTAGCAAAAGCATCTTCAGGAAATGCACAAATAAAGTATGGTGCAGATGTTATTAATAGAATAATGTATTCTACTAAAAAAAATGGACTTCATGAATTAAATCATGCAGTAATACAAGAAACTATAAATCCAATTTTAAGGGAAATGTGTGAAGATTCAGGTATAGATAGAGATGAAATAGTATCTCTTATAGTAGCAGGAAATACAACTATGTCTCATTTGTTTTTGGGAATTTATCCGGATTTTTTGAGAATGGAACCATATATACCTGCTTTTGTTAAACCACCTTTTATAAAAGCCTCAGAATTAGGGGTAGAGGTTAATCCGGAAACCTTTGTATATTTAGCACCTTGCGTAGCAAGTTATGTTGGAGGAGATATAACAGCAGGAGTGTTATCATCAGGAATGTGGGATGTTGATGAAAATGTGCTTTTTATTGATTTAGGTACAAATGGAGAAATTGTTTTTGGAAACAAGGAATTTTTAATGACTTGTGCTTGTTCTGCAGGACCTGCTTTTGAAGGTGGGGAAATTAGTTGTGGAATGAGAGCTGCAAATGGAGCTATAGAAAAAATTAATATAGATAAAGAAAATTATGATCCTGAAGTTACTGTAATAGGTAATGATAAACCTTCAGGAATTTGTGGATCTGGAATCATCGATTTAATATGTGAAATGATGCTTTCTGGGATAATAGATAGAAAAGGTAAAATAGTGAAGAATTTAAATACAAATAGAATTAGATTTGACGAGCATGGAATTGGCGAATATATACTTGTATTTAAAGAAGAATATAATTTGGAGAAGAATATAACAATCACAGAGGTTGATATAGATAATTTTATAAGAGCTAAGGCTGCTATTTATTCAGGTATTACCACGCTTTTAAATAATCTTGGAATGGATTTTTCAATGATAGACAAGATTTATATAGCAGGTGGTATAGGAAATAGCTTAGATATTGGAAATTCAGTGAAAATAGGAATGCTTCCTGATATAGAGAGCTCTAAGATTGAATATGTAGGAAATAGTTCTTTAATGGGATGTTATTTAACTTTAATGAGTGAAGATGCTAGACACAAGTTAGAAGAAGTATCAAATAGTATGACTTATGTAGAATTAAGTGTAGAACCTGGGTATATGGATGAATTTGTATCAGCATGCTTCTTACCTCATACTGATATAGAAAAATTTCCAACAGTGAAAGAGTTGCTTTCTAAATAA
- a CDS encoding CooT family nickel-binding protein: MCESTAYLITPEGERKIMDYVVEIIPQADGKLFLSDILGEEKIIEGMLKEVKLLDHKIMIEKIN, translated from the coding sequence ATGTGTGAATCAACAGCTTACTTAATTACACCAGAAGGTGAAAGAAAAATAATGGACTATGTAGTAGAGATAATTCCTCAAGCGGATGGCAAATTATTTTTATCAGATATACTTGGAGAAGAAAAAATAATAGAAGGAATGTTAAAAGAGGTTAAATTACTAGATCATAAAATTATGATAGAAAAAATAAACTAA
- a CDS encoding zinc transporter — MDNHEHEHQHEHEHQHEHIHEHKHEHNGCEHTHEHRHEHTHEHQHEHIHPHSHSENESHEHIHEDHINNICEHQHEHDHIHGHNHSHEMSVDDELNLSKEEKTLKILLDHWVEHNKSHEDGFKDWIEKSKSMGKAKTAEFIQKAIEAMENANEMLIKAKENM, encoded by the coding sequence ATGGATAATCACGAACATGAACATCAGCATGAACATGAACACCAACACGAGCATATTCATGAACATAAGCATGAGCACAATGGATGCGAGCATACACATGAACACAGGCATGAACATACACATGAGCATCAGCATGAACATATTCATCCTCATAGTCATAGTGAAAATGAATCTCATGAACACATCCATGAAGATCATATAAATAATATTTGTGAACATCAACATGAGCATGATCATATACATGGTCATAATCATTCGCATGAAATGTCAGTAGATGATGAATTAAACTTAAGCAAAGAAGAGAAGACTTTGAAAATTTTGTTAGATCATTGGGTAGAGCATAATAAATCTCATGAAGATGGATTTAAAGATTGGATTGAAAAGTCAAAATCAATGGGAAAAGCAAAAACTGCAGAGTTTATACAAAAAGCTATAGAAGCTATGGAAAATGCCAATGAGATGCTTATAAAAGCTAAAGAAAATATGTAA
- a CDS encoding DUF3786 domain-containing protein, whose product MDNVAIEEKRKDKIPYDYNKSILKNFDPREMAQNSGCIYDEEKCEFIVKLMGENIIVKYPNGDVLKEDGSEIDKYPPKTLVLRYLMNSKGIAPINKNITYRDVDGGNVYYNNFYGRCLLRLSKTFGDKLDKFKDVFEKIGAEKVSIGDIAYKFQFLNNIYVTFALWEGDEEFNASSQILFDANVPFYFTAEDLAVVGDVSIGTITKLAYSK is encoded by the coding sequence ATGGATAATGTTGCGATAGAGGAAAAAAGAAAAGACAAAATACCATATGATTATAATAAAAGTATATTGAAAAACTTTGATCCTAGAGAGATGGCTCAAAATAGTGGGTGTATCTATGATGAAGAAAAATGTGAATTTATAGTAAAGCTTATGGGAGAAAATATAATAGTAAAATATCCTAATGGAGATGTTTTAAAAGAAGATGGATCAGAAATAGATAAGTATCCACCAAAAACTTTAGTATTAAGATATCTTATGAATTCAAAAGGTATTGCACCAATCAATAAGAATATAACATATAGAGATGTAGATGGTGGAAATGTATACTATAATAATTTTTATGGAAGATGTCTTCTGAGATTATCCAAAACTTTTGGTGATAAACTTGATAAATTTAAAGATGTTTTTGAGAAAATCGGAGCGGAAAAGGTGAGCATAGGGGACATAGCTTATAAGTTTCAATTTTTAAACAATATATATGTAACTTTTGCTCTATGGGAAGGTGATGAAGAATTTAATGCATCATCACAAATATTGTTTGATGCCAATGTACCTTTTTATTTTACAGCAGAGGATTTAGCTGTAGTTGGAGATGTTTCTATAGGTACGATCACTAAGTTAGCCTATTCTAAATAG
- a CDS encoding NAD(P)/FAD-dependent oxidoreductase, which produces MFDVTIIGTGVIGCAVARELSRYKLNTCVVEKNVDLANGTTKANSAIVHAGFDAKPETLKGKLNAKGNSMFDKLSEELDFPFKRNGSFVLCFDKKDIDGLYELKKKGEQNGVPDLQIIDGNEARKMESNLSDEVVAALYAPTGGIVCPYEMTIALAENASANGVEFRFETEVKGIEKSGENYVLKTNKGDIETKLVINAAGLFSDEINNMVSEKKINILPRKGEYCLFDKVVGDMVSRTIFQLPTKLGKGVLVTPTVDGNLLVGPNAVDLEDKNDLTTTREGIDDIVARAALSIKQIPMRQVITSFSGLRSHCAENDFLIGEPADAKNFINAAGIESPGLSSAPAIAEMIRDMVVEKLNPDRNADFNPIRKGIPKFREMNNEERKQLIAKDARYGKIVCRCETVTEGEIINAIKRPLGATTLDGVKKRTRAGMGRCQSGFCSTKIVEILSRELGIACTDVTKFGGESNLLVGKDKESI; this is translated from the coding sequence ATGTTTGATGTAACAATTATAGGAACTGGTGTAATTGGGTGTGCAGTGGCTAGAGAATTATCAAGATATAAATTGAATACTTGTGTGGTTGAAAAAAATGTAGATTTAGCAAATGGAACTACTAAAGCTAATAGTGCTATAGTTCATGCTGGGTTTGATGCAAAACCTGAAACTTTAAAGGGAAAACTGAATGCAAAGGGAAACTCAATGTTTGATAAACTATCAGAGGAGTTAGATTTTCCATTTAAGAGAAATGGATCTTTTGTATTGTGCTTTGATAAAAAGGATATAGATGGACTTTATGAATTAAAGAAAAAGGGAGAACAAAATGGAGTTCCAGATCTTCAGATAATTGATGGAAATGAAGCTAGAAAAATGGAATCTAACTTATCAGATGAAGTGGTAGCAGCCTTATATGCACCAACTGGTGGAATTGTTTGTCCTTATGAAATGACTATAGCATTAGCTGAAAATGCTTCAGCTAATGGAGTAGAATTTAGATTTGAAACGGAAGTAAAAGGAATAGAAAAAAGTGGAGAAAATTATGTTTTAAAAACAAACAAAGGTGATATAGAAACAAAATTAGTTATAAATGCTGCTGGACTATTCTCAGATGAAATAAACAATATGGTTAGTGAAAAAAAGATTAATATATTACCAAGAAAAGGTGAATATTGTTTATTTGATAAAGTTGTAGGAGATATGGTTTCAAGAACTATATTCCAGCTTCCAACTAAATTAGGTAAAGGTGTCTTAGTTACACCAACAGTTGATGGAAATTTACTTGTTGGACCTAATGCAGTTGATTTGGAAGATAAAAATGATTTGACTACAACAAGAGAAGGAATCGACGATATAGTAGCTAGAGCTGCGCTAAGTATTAAACAAATACCAATGAGACAAGTAATTACATCTTTTTCAGGACTTAGGTCACATTGTGCGGAAAATGACTTTTTAATTGGTGAACCAGCAGATGCTAAAAATTTCATAAATGCTGCTGGTATAGAATCGCCAGGTCTTTCAAGTGCACCAGCTATAGCTGAAATGATAAGAGATATGGTAGTTGAAAAATTAAATCCAGATAGAAATGCAGATTTTAATCCAATAAGAAAAGGAATACCTAAATTCAGAGAAATGAACAATGAGGAAAGAAAGCAGCTTATAGCTAAAGATGCTAGATACGGAAAAATAGTTTGCAGATGTGAAACAGTTACTGAAGGAGAAATCATAAATGCTATAAAGAGACCACTTGGAGCAACTACGCTTGATGGTGTTAAAAAGAGAACTAGAGCAGGAATGGGAAGATGCCAATCTGGTTTTTGTTCAACAAAGATAGTTGAAATTTTATCAAGAGAACTTGGAATAGCATGTACCGATGTAACTAAATTTGGTGGAGAATCAAATTTATTAGTAGGTAAAGACAAAGAAAGTATATAA
- a CDS encoding NAD(P)/FAD-dependent oxidoreductase, which translates to MQEYDIVIIGGGPAGLAAAVSAKEQGIDNIIILERDNQLGGILNQCIHNGFGLHTFKEELTGPEYAQRFIDKVLDMKIPYKLNTMVLDLSNDKVITAVNEDDGIIEIKAKSVILAMGCRERPRGAINIPGSRCAGIYTAGTAQKFVNVEGYMPGKEVVILGSGDIGLIMARRMTLEGAKVKAVVELMPYSGGLKRNIVQCLDDFDIPLKLSYTVTNIKGKDRVEGVTIAEVGKDRKPVKETEEYIPCDTLLLSVGLLPENELSRKADVKLSNITGGPEVDERLETNQEGIFACGNVLHVHDLVDNVTLESVNAGKNAVEYIKGKKSNGKKVEIIATEGVRYTVPKYVNPENVEDHIDVRFRVGDVFKNSFIAVYFDDQREMHIKKRILTPGEMETVKLTKAMFEKYSNCEKITIKVERE; encoded by the coding sequence ATGCAAGAATATGATATAGTTATAATCGGCGGTGGCCCAGCAGGACTTGCAGCTGCAGTGTCAGCTAAAGAGCAAGGAATAGATAACATTATAATATTAGAAAGAGATAATCAATTAGGTGGAATATTAAATCAGTGTATTCATAATGGATTTGGACTTCATACTTTTAAAGAAGAATTAACAGGTCCTGAATATGCTCAAAGATTTATAGATAAAGTATTGGATATGAAAATACCATATAAATTAAATACAATGGTACTTGATTTAAGTAATGATAAGGTTATTACAGCAGTTAATGAAGATGATGGAATAATTGAGATAAAAGCAAAATCTGTAATCTTAGCTATGGGATGTAGAGAAAGACCAAGAGGAGCTATAAATATACCTGGAAGTAGATGTGCTGGTATATATACTGCAGGTACAGCTCAAAAGTTTGTTAATGTAGAAGGATACATGCCTGGAAAAGAAGTTGTTATATTGGGTTCAGGAGATATTGGACTTATAATGGCAAGAAGAATGACTCTTGAAGGAGCAAAAGTTAAGGCGGTAGTTGAACTTATGCCATATTCAGGTGGATTAAAGAGAAACATAGTACAATGTCTTGATGATTTTGATATACCTTTAAAGTTAAGTTATACAGTAACTAATATAAAAGGTAAAGATAGAGTTGAGGGTGTTACTATAGCAGAAGTAGGTAAGGATAGAAAGCCAGTGAAAGAAACAGAAGAATATATTCCTTGTGATACATTACTTCTTTCAGTTGGATTACTTCCAGAAAATGAACTTTCAAGAAAAGCTGATGTTAAGCTTTCAAATATAACTGGAGGACCAGAAGTAGATGAAAGACTTGAAACAAATCAAGAAGGAATATTTGCTTGTGGAAATGTACTTCATGTTCATGATTTAGTTGACAATGTTACTCTTGAAAGTGTTAATGCAGGCAAAAATGCAGTTGAATATATAAAGGGAAAGAAATCAAATGGTAAGAAGGTAGAAATTATTGCTACAGAAGGAGTTAGATATACAGTTCCTAAGTATGTAAATCCTGAAAATGTAGAAGATCATATAGACGTTAGATTTAGAGTAGGCGATGTATTTAAGAATAGTTTCATAGCTGTTTATTTCGACGACCAAAGAGAAATGCATATAAAGAAAAGAATTCTGACTCCAGGAGAAATGGAAACAGTGAAGCTTACTAAAGCAATGTTTGAAAAGTATTCAAATTGCGAAAAAATCACTATTAAGGTAGAGAGGGAGTAG